CGGCAAATCTCGCCGGTTGGATCGCCAATCCACAAGCGCAGAAGCCAGGAACCAAGATGCCGACTCTTTATCTCTCGGGGCCGCAACTCAACGCCATCGTAACTTATGTCCGAACTCTGAAGTGAGGCGATGCCGTGACATCCTTGGACGTCGACAGAACGCCACGCACCGCTGTTGCCACCGCCGATCTTCGGCAACGGCTCAACGAAATCTGGGAAACGAAACCAGGCATCATCGGCTGGCTGTCGTCCGTCGACCATAAAGAGCTCGGACTCCGCTACATCGTCACCGCCTTCATCTTCCTGCTCGCAGGCGGCGTCGAAGCGCTGGTCATGCGTCTGCAGCTTGCCGGCCCCAACGAACATCTGCTGACGCCCGAGCAATATAACCAGCTGTTTTCCACGCATGGGATGACGATGATCTTCCTCTATGCGATGCCGATCCTTTCAGGTTTCAGCAATTTTCTCTTCCCGCTCGTTCTCGGGTCGCGGGATATGGCGTTTCCGCGGCTCAACGCGTTGTCCTATTGGATCTATGTCGCCGCCGGCATCTTCATGTATGTCGGCTTCCTGATCGGCGCCGGCCCGAACAATGGCTGGTTCAACGACGCGCCCTACTCGTTGCGGTCCTATAATCCGGGCCTCAACATGGATTTCTATTCGCTCGGGATGATCTTCCTCGGCATATCGACGACTGTCGGCTCCACCAATTTCGTCGTGAGCTTCTTCCGCACCAGAGCTCCCGGCATGTCGATCAATCGCACGCCGGTCATCGTCTGGGGCACATTGACGGCCTCCGTCGCAAATCTTCTTGTCGTGCCTTCGGTCAGCCTAGCGTTTTTCCTGCTCTGGATGGATCGCCAGTTTGGCACGCGTTTCTTCGATGTCTCGGAAGGCGGCCAGACTCTGCTGTGGCAGCATCTGTTCTGGATGTTCGGGCATCCCTGGGTCTATGCGATCGTGCTTCCGGCGATGGGTATGGTCTCGGACGGGCTGCCGGTGTTTTGTCGGCGTCCGCTCGTCGGCTACACGCTGGTGGTGCTCGCCACCGTCGCGACAATGATCGTCGGCTTCGGCGTCTGGGTCCACCATATGTTTGCGACCGGGCTTCCCAATCTCTCGCTCGCATTCTTCGGCGGCGCATCGATGGCCATCACCATACCGAGTTCGGTCTCGGTC
The window above is part of the Methylovirgula sp. HY1 genome. Proteins encoded here:
- a CDS encoding cbb3-type cytochrome c oxidase subunit I gives rise to the protein MTSLDVDRTPRTAVATADLRQRLNEIWETKPGIIGWLSSVDHKELGLRYIVTAFIFLLAGGVEALVMRLQLAGPNEHLLTPEQYNQLFSTHGMTMIFLYAMPILSGFSNFLFPLVLGSRDMAFPRLNALSYWIYVAAGIFMYVGFLIGAGPNNGWFNDAPYSLRSYNPGLNMDFYSLGMIFLGISTTVGSTNFVVSFFRTRAPGMSINRTPVIVWGTLTASVANLLVVPSVSLAFFLLWMDRQFGTRFFDVSEGGQTLLWQHLFWMFGHPWVYAIVLPAMGMVSDGLPVFCRRPLVGYTLVVLATVATMIVGFGVWVHHMFATGLPNLSLAFFGGASMAITIPSSVSVFAWIATIWLGRPVITTAFLFFSSMIILFVIGGVSGFMTGSVPVDWQLTATYWIVAHIHYVLIGINLFPVVGALYMWFPKFTGRMLDERLGRWNFWTMFIGFNIAFLPMHLTGLLGMPRRIYTYGGDMGWNALNLISTIGAFILAIGVLLLLINVARSLKFGPIAGPNPWDAPTLEWSVPSPPPPYNFAVIPIVASRHPLWEDRLHETPARSSLNTGLVLDDGRETIGTSALDGEPDVILEMPGDSIAPLALTVALSIGFTGLLINAWWLAGVGAVAAIVAILVWLWPERSLNQVAGSTNG